A window of Elusimicrobiota bacterium genomic DNA:
TCTCGTTCGGGGCGAGCGCGGAGACCGTGATCGCCTCGGGATACGCGCCCGGGTAGTTGACCGAGCCGCCGTCGTTGCCCGCGGCCGCGAACACGGCCACGCCGCGCACCGTCGCGTACTTGAGGGCGGCGCGCATGAAGATCGTGCCCATCGGGGCGCCGAGGCTCATGTTGGCGACGTCCATCTTGTTGTTGCCGCACCAGATCAGGCCCTTGATGATGGAGGTGAGCCCGCCCGCCCCGTCCTTGTCGAGGACCTTGACCGCGTACAGGCGCGCCTTCGGGGCCACGCCGACGACGCCCTGGCCGTTGAGGACGCCCGCGATCGTGCCGGCGACGTGCGAGCCGTGAGCGTTGTCGTCCATCGGCGGCTTCTTCGGATCGAGCGCGTTGTAGCCTCCGGCGCAGTTGGCCTTGAGGTCGGGATGGCCGCAGTCGATGCCGGTGTCGATGACCGCGACCTTCACGCCCTCGCCCTTCGTGACGGCCCAGGCGGCGGGAGCGTCGACCCGGGCGATGCCCCACGGGACCTCGGCGGCGTCCACGCCCGCCGGAAGCGGGAAGACGGGGCGCGCCGGCGGAGCGGCGACGGCGGGAAGGGCGGCGCGGACGGACTCATAAGAAGGAAAGGGCGCGTGGAAGACGGGGGCCTCGAGCAGCCAGTTCCTATATATGTCCTCCTGCACCTCGAGGACCTCGGGCATGGCGGCGGCCTTCTCGGCGAAGGCCGAGAACATCTTGGCCTCGGGGAGCAGGGCGACGAGCGCGCCGATCTCGGAGAGATCGTCGGCCTTGGTCGCGCCGAGCTCGCGCAGGGCGGCCTCGCGCTGGGCGGGGGTCGTGCCGTCCCTGAACGCGATCAGATAGCGCTTGGCGCCCGCGGCGGACGCGCACACCGGCAGCAGCACGGCGAGAATCGACAACGCGATCAGTTTTTTCATGACTCCTCTAAACGTCGTCTCAGAAGTACCGTCGACGATTCCGAATCTAGCATACTCCGGTCCGAAAGGCCTAGTCGAATTTGGGTCCAATAGGTCACTATTTTTAGGCCCTCCGTCCCGGGCCGTATTGACGCCGTCGCGGACGCGGTCTATACTGACCTGATGATCGAATACCTCGCCGCGCTCTCGCTCCTCGCCGTCGCCGCGCCCGCCCTCGCCCAGCCCGCCGCCGATCCGCCGCTCGTGGACGCCGTCAAGGCGGGAGACGCCGCGGGCCTGAAGGCGCGCCTCGCCGCGGGAGCGGACCTCGGGGCCAAGGACGCCCACGGCTGGACCGCGGTGATGTGGGCCGCGGGGCACGCCGACGGGGCGACGCTGAAGGCCTTGCTGGACGCGGGGGCGGACCCCGCGCCGAAGGACGAGCCCGGCTGGTCGGCGATCGTCGAGGCCGCGAAGGGCGGCAAGGCGGCGAACGTCGCCCTGCTCGCCGCGAAAGGCCTCGACTGCTCGGCCAAGGACTCCGCCGGGGTCCCCGCGCTCGCCTACGCGGCGGCGGTCTCGACGCCGGCCGTCTCGGCCCTGCTCGCGTGCAAGGCCAAGGTCGACGCGCGCGACTCGAACGGGCTCACGGCGCTGACCCGCGCCGCCCA
This region includes:
- a CDS encoding ankyrin repeat domain-containing protein, encoding MIEYLAALSLLAVAAPALAQPAADPPLVDAVKAGDAAGLKARLAAGADLGAKDAHGWTAVMWAAGHADGATLKALLDAGADPAPKDEPGWSAIVEAAKGGKAANVALLAAKGLDCSAKDSAGVPALAYAAAVSTPAVSALLACKAKVDARDSNGLTALTRAAQLGRAAAAGRLIAAGAKVDAKDALGYTALMWAAHGGWTDTVKTLLAAKADPKLKSGDGLTARELALKRGHAAAADLLE
- a CDS encoding S8 family peptidase, with translation MKKLIALSILAVLLPVCASAAGAKRYLIAFRDGTTPAQREAALRELGATKADDLSEIGALVALLPEAKMFSAFAEKAAAMPEVLEVQEDIYRNWLLEAPVFHAPFPSYESVRAALPAVAAPPARPVFPLPAGVDAAEVPWGIARVDAPAAWAVTKGEGVKVAVIDTGIDCGHPDLKANCAGGYNALDPKKPPMDDNAHGSHVAGTIAGVLNGQGVVGVAPKARLYAVKVLDKDGAGGLTSIIKGLIWCGNNKMDVANMSLGAPMGTIFMRAALKYATVRGVAVFAAAGNDGGSVNYPGAYPEAITVSALAPNETIAKFSSRGNQVAFIAPGVDVKSSVPGGGYDNYAGTSMATPHMAGLGALAVARGAHGEAAVRAALRRAAVKVPGLSASEQGAGVVDAAKLVR